The DNA region GCTGTTCCCTCCAGGGGAGGCCACCGACCAGCCGATCGAGCTCCGCGTCGCCGAGATCGTGCGGGAGAAGGCCCTGGAGCTGACCCGCGAGGAGGTCCCGCATTCCATCGCCGTCGAGGTCGAGGAGATGGAGGGCGAGGGCGACCTGACCCGGATCGAGGCCATCGTGCTGGTGGAGCGGGACTCGCAGAAGGGCATCGTGATCGGACGGGGAGGACAGATGCTCAAGGCCATCGGCTCGAGGGCCCGCCCGGAGCTGGAGCTGCTCCTCGGGACGAAGGTGTTCCTGGGCCTCCGGGTCAAGGTCCTGAAGGAATGGCAGCGCGACCCGAGGGCGCTCGACCGCCTGGGGTTCTGAGCACCGCCAGAGGCCGGGAACCTCTCGCTCGCGGCGAGCCGTCCAACCCCCATTCGCAGGTCGACACAGACCTCGACACAGACCCTTCGACCCGAGAGGGGGACTCTCGATGGCTCGCAGGCTGCTCGTCGTCGCCGCCGCTTCGCTCCTGGTCGTCGTGCTGGCCGCCGGGCCGGCCCTCGCGTGTGGAGGGCTGGTGTCGCCGAACGGCACCATCGCGCTCGTCCGCACCACCACCCTGGCCGCCTACCACGACGGTGTGGAGCACTACGTCACGGGGTTCGAGTTCGTGGGTGGGGGAGCGGAGTTCGGCTCGATCGTGCCGCTCCCGGGCGTTCCCTCCCGGGTGATCCGGGGAGGCGACTGGACCCTCCAGCGGCTGGAGCGGGAGGTGGCCCCGCCGGCCAAGGGCGTGGCCCTCGATGCCGCGAGCGCCCCGGCCCCCTCGCCAAGCGCGCAGGTCCTCCTCCAGAAGTCCATCGACTCCCTCGACATCACCATCCTGAAGGGCGGCGGCTACGCGGTGGGGACGTGGGCCAAGGACCACGGCTTCCAGCTCACCCCCGACGCGCCCGAGGTCCTCGACTTCTACGCCTCCCGGAGCCCCATCTTCATGGCGGTGCAGTTCAACGCGAAGCGGGCCCAGGCTCGCGGCGAGTCGATCGGAGACGCCATCCCCATCCACCTGGTCATCCCGACCAAGCGGCCCTGGGTGCCCCTGCGGATCCTGGCGTTGGGGGCGAAGGGCCTACAGCCCATCGAGGCGGACGTGTTCCTGCTCACGGACCGCAGGCCCGACCTGCTGCCGGCACCCGAGGGCTCCGGCGACCTCTCGCCGATCGCCACCGGGCTCCGGCTGGAGCGCAGCGAGCCCGCGTCGCTCCAGCTGCTCACGGACCTGCGGTCGGACCGGGGCATGGACTGGCTGCCCCGCTCGGACATGTGGCTGACCTTCCTCCAGCTCGACGCGAAGGCCCACGACCTCCGCTACGACCTGGCCATCGACCCCTCCGGCCGGAACCGGCCCTCTCCGATCGACGCCGGGCTCACCGCGACGGACCGCGTGCTGCCGACGCCGGGCGGGTCGCTGTTCGGCCTGTGGCTGGCCATCGGGCTGATGGCGGCGCTGCTGGACCTGGCGTGGGTCCAGCGCCGCCGGGTGCGCCCGGTCGCGTGAAGAGGGCGCGTGCCGAGATGAAGCGAATTCGATTGCTGGCGCCGTTCCTGCTCCTGGCCCTGCTGCCGCTGGCGCTTGCGGGGTGCGGGGCGCGGGCTGAGGCCGGACCGCCGAACGTCCTCGTGCAGCACGTGACCATCCACTGGTCGAGGTTCCATCCCGCCAACTTCGTCTACGCGGCGGGGACGACGGTGCGGTTCGTGGTCCACAACACCGATCCCATCGACCACGAGTTCATCCTGGGCAGCCGGGCGGTCCAGGACTACGTCGAGCGGACCTCGCACCCGGACCACGACGGCTCGGTCCCCGGACAGGTCTCCGTGCCGGCCGGGGCCACCGTGGAGACGACGTACACGTTCGGGCAACCCGGCACGGTGCTGCTGGGCTGCCACATCTTCGGGCACTACGCCTACGGGATGCGGGGCAGCGTCAGGGTGAGCTGAGGGTGGCCGGCCGGGCCGGCGTCAGGTGACGGCCGGCGGGCGGCGTCACTTGACGACGATGGCCCCGACCATCCCCCTCGACTGGTGGTACTTGCAGAAGAACACGTAGCTCCCCGGGGCCAGCCCCGCCGATTCCCCGTTGAACGTGGTCCCCGGCTGGATGTCCACGTCCACCTGTGTGCCGGTGATCGTGAAGTTGTGGAGCACGCTGTCCTGGTTCGCGATCAGGATGCTCTGCTCGGAGCGGGCGATCACGCACGCGGGGTGGAAGGCGAAGTTCTGCTGCGTCAGCTTGAACACCGACCCCTGCGACAGGTCGGTGCAGTTGGCCGGCGTGCCGGACGCCCCCGTGGGGCCGCCGGTGCTCCCCGTCGGACCGCCGGCGGACGTGCTGGAGCTGGACTTGCTGCAACCAGCCACGGCCAGCGTGACCACGGCCAACGGCACGAGCAGCGACCTTCTCATCCTCATCCGGAACCCCCCTGTAGGTGAACGAGACTGGCGGAGCGTAGCAATCCCGACGGTCGCCGGCCAGTGACATTGGGACTCCTTCCACCCTTGACAGGGCACGTCCGAAGAGTGAGGATGACGTCCGAATGTACGGTCGTCCGGACGACATGAACTCTGCACGCCCATGGGCATGAACCACGCCGTGCTCGGGCGTTCGTCGGCCTCGGGGGCCCTGGACCGGGCGGACCCCCGGCCCCTGTACTTCCAGCTCCGCGAGGCCATCCTCCACGACATCGAGGACCGCGGGCTGAAGCCCGGCGACCGGCTTCCCACGGAGGCGGTCCTCCAGCACAGGTACGGGGTGTCGCGCTCGACCATCCGGCAGGCGCTGGCGGACCTGGCGATCGAGGGGGTGATCCGGACGGCGCACGGCGTCGGCACCTTCGTGGCCGAGCCGAAGATCCGGCACGTGCCCCTGCTGACCTCGTTCACCGAGCTCGTCAGCAGCCAGGGGTTCGAACCGTCCCACCGGGTGCTGGAGTCCGTGATGGTGGGGGCGCCGCCGGACGTGGCGGCCGACCTGGGAGTCGAGCCCGGCTCCACATGCAGGTTCCTCCGGCGCCTGATGCTGGCCGACGGGAAGGTCGTCGGGTTCGCCGAGACATGGCTGCCCCACGACCTGGTGGGAGCGCACGACGAGCTGTTCGAGCGGGACCGGCTGGACCAGGGTTCCCTGTACGCGGTGCTCCAGGCCCCGCCCGTCGGGCTGGAGCTCCACCGGGCCATGGAGAGCATCTCGCCGGGGGTCGCGGACTCCAGGGCCGCGGGCCTGCTGGAATGCGCGGAGGGAAACCCGGTCCTGCTGATCAACCGCGTCACCTTCACCCCGGAGGACCGGGCGGTGGAGGCCACGCACCTGGTGTTCGCCGGGGACCGGTACGAGTACCGGGTGGAGCTTTTCCGGCCGCAGGAGGGAAGAAGGTGAGCGCCGCCGTCCCCACGGAAGGGGAGGTGCGCTCTCTGGTCGCCGCCGTCGTGGCGGCGGTGGCTCCG from Actinomycetota bacterium includes:
- a CDS encoding GntR family transcriptional regulator; protein product: MGMNHAVLGRSSASGALDRADPRPLYFQLREAILHDIEDRGLKPGDRLPTEAVLQHRYGVSRSTIRQALADLAIEGVIRTAHGVGTFVAEPKIRHVPLLTSFTELVSSQGFEPSHRVLESVMVGAPPDVAADLGVEPGSTCRFLRRLMLADGKVVGFAETWLPHDLVGAHDELFERDRLDQGSLYAVLQAPPVGLELHRAMESISPGVADSRAAGLLECAEGNPVLLINRVTFTPEDRAVEATHLVFAGDRYEYRVELFRPQEGRR
- a CDS encoding DUF2330 domain-containing protein — its product is MARRLLVVAAASLLVVVLAAGPALACGGLVSPNGTIALVRTTTLAAYHDGVEHYVTGFEFVGGGAEFGSIVPLPGVPSRVIRGGDWTLQRLEREVAPPAKGVALDAASAPAPSPSAQVLLQKSIDSLDITILKGGGYAVGTWAKDHGFQLTPDAPEVLDFYASRSPIFMAVQFNAKRAQARGESIGDAIPIHLVIPTKRPWVPLRILALGAKGLQPIEADVFLLTDRRPDLLPAPEGSGDLSPIATGLRLERSEPASLQLLTDLRSDRGMDWLPRSDMWLTFLQLDAKAHDLRYDLAIDPSGRNRPSPIDAGLTATDRVLPTPGGSLFGLWLAIGLMAALLDLAWVQRRRVRPVA
- a CDS encoding cupredoxin domain-containing protein produces the protein MRMRRSLLVPLAVVTLAVAGCSKSSSSTSAGGPTGSTGGPTGASGTPANCTDLSQGSVFKLTQQNFAFHPACVIARSEQSILIANQDSVLHNFTITGTQVDVDIQPGTTFNGESAGLAPGSYVFFCKYHQSRGMVGAIVVK